tataataaaacaCAAAACAAGGATACTTAACATAATAGATCAGCATCATCTAATAGTAATTGTGAAACATCACACTTTCAGGAGACCACAGCATAAGGAAGTCCACATTGTTCTTTTAAACAGTCCCATATGCTTTACACGGACATATCATAAATTCAGAATGTACCAAAAAGGATTAAGGCCCAATGCAAAAGCTGACGTAAACCAGATTGCAGCTCCGTTTCCTCTTTCCTTAGAAAACAGAGAATGCAAAACAGCAAcataagaaggagaagaagaggactgGTTATGCCAAATTGCTAGGCCAAATAGGTCTGATAGGAGTAAGCTTTTTTATGCACATAGTAGTTAGAAGAGGTTGCTGGCCAGGGGAGAGAAACTACGAGGAGTTTTAGATCAAGTAATAACTGGCTATACAGGCTGCCAATTCTGGTtatcagtttttttattttaaattatactttgaagttttattaatattttctttccATTAGTTACCCCTGGTCAGTTGTTATTAGTGGGGGATTTTTCCAGTTTACAAATTTGTTTAGTTGGGTAATAGGCAAAACCATAAGATATACATCTGCTGGAATAACAGAGCATGCAGTCTTCATCTATTGTCTTACTAAATTCAGTAGCTATCTAGCTATGTTCTCTCTTTAATTCTAGAATTTGAGATCTTGGGTTACTGGTTTTGTTCAATTAAATTCACAAATCAGTGGCTACCATGCAATCTAGCTTTGGATGCATCTGGTAGATACTTGACCTTTAACTcttccttcatctcctcccaagTGGTAAGCTCAGTCTGATGAGCTTGTAGACACTGCTTATGAATTCTCCACCATTCTTTTATCATGTCTAGTAAGCTTTGCTCGAGCAAATTTCAGCCTCCACTTAATGCAGATCCGGGGTTCAGAAGACCCAAATCAGATCGCTTATGGCCCACCCAAGTGTTAGATAACTCAAAACATAAGCACCAGTGGCAAAACAGTAACTATTAAAATTGTAGAGAAGCAATGGCAGAATGGTAAATAACTGAGGTTATATTGGAATGGCAGTATCGTAATTAAAGGTCATCTTAAAAGGGTAAATTGGtggtttaaatgggttttgggatATGGAGGGGAATAAGATTCATTGTAAGAGGGTAAACCTGGAAAAAGGgggtacccagtgcatgaggatcccaccactgcggggtctggggagggtcataatgtacgcagccttacccctggctttcgcagagaagctgtttccagactcgaacctgtgacctcTAGGGTAAACCTGGAAGTAAGATAAAAATAAGGACATGAGTGAGTTAGaggtaaaaaaaaagggtaatatGGGAAAGTCTGAAAAAAGGGTTAAAACCCAACAAATCGTGggagtcttcttcaacctctagCCATCGCACAAACAAGCGACAAAAGGGAGACTTGTGGCGGTAGATCTCTCTCGGGAAGGCTCTAAAGGCCCAGAATTGCAGGGAAAAGGTCTAAATAGAGGAGCTCTCTCAATTACACACCCTCAACAGTTAAAACGGGAAGGGATGAAGGCCTTCCGATCTCAGCAGTTGATCCAGGCGATAGTTGCAGGTCAGATCTGTTTCAGGTGAGTCTCTCCCAACAAGGTAGCTTGTAGGAGGAGGGGTGTTGGAGTGTAAGTCACCTAGGGTGGAGAGATTCACATCCCAAGTCTCAGGCCAATCGATTACGGGTTCATGATTCAGCGAAGTTTCTCCTGAATCTGGTAGTACCGCCCAGCAAAGAGGActtcaagagagagaaaataaagaggaagaactcgaaggagaagaaaggttcagaatagaagaagagagaagaggagatgagagagagagagaaagaagagatttcagaggaggggagagagaagagaggtcACATGACCTGTTATGTACCACTTCGGcaacaaaaccaaacccaaattcaCATTCAACTCTGATTATTGTCTGATTACAAGCtagtatttaaagaaaataaaactcctaatcgtaatctaaaactgaaataaattcCTAATGGAATTCTATCACTAATTAatctattaaaattaaaatagaagattacaagataaatcccaactaataaaaaaccctaataaataaataaattaaatatcctATTGAACCCAAAGACCCAATTGAACCCGCTTCGTCTTGGTTTGGGTTCTTAAACGGGTTCGGCATGCTGCCAATCACTGTCAAATGCTTCCATACAGGCATACACTGCCAAATAAGCCCCGATACCTTAGAATCACAGCCAAACTGACTCTAACTGCCATGGCACTGCCTGACACTTCTAACACTACCACATCACTCTGTAACACTATGATACATGTGTACACCATCAATACACACATGTACTACCACATCTGCACTGGTACACATCACTGTCACTGTGCTAACATATCTGCATTGCCAACCTGCCAGCTGCCACTGTTGTTGTACTCTGTACTACCACATCAGTGCACCTGCCACTGTATCCTCACTATGCCATCTCACTGTGGGTATACCTATGCCAACTCAGTCATCCTACTGAAACTGACCTATCTCAGTCATCTGCAGTTGCTCTGACCCTGTCTGCTGACACTGCCATCTAACTGCTGACTGTGTTGCCATGTCGCACTGTCATCTGCCTGTTCACTGAAACATTGTCCATCCACCAATGACACTTCCTCAGCAACCCCTGTGACCATTGTGTGAGTGTGTTGACCCTGACTATGTTGataacaatgacaacaccaacTTCCATatccccaacaatctcccccgttggaattgttggcaacaCACAAATATGCAAATGCATCTCCATACTATACTAGCCTGCTACAACACACGAACACAGAATACATTCTCCATACTGTACTCGCCTGCTTCAACATACGAACACAATACATATCACTTCACATCTGAGCTCTTGCATATGACACTCTctccctttgacaacaagtccAAAGGGTACTAGTGAATTTCCCGAGTTCAAAGGGTAAAAATTGTGTtgccgtagactaccaacctagggtccgaagtcaaagtaccattttgggtttacAAATATGTTTCCATTgggtggatgtcaagtttcaggacctatcttggccatatggccaccgaaaacCACCACAGAGTCTTGACAGCacaaaaaatacaccaactcgctGAGAACTCAACAAAACTCGGTTTCgtggctggtcgaaaccatgGGCAAAACCAAGTCCTAAAACCTTGTCTACTATGGAAGTGTCCACAGCATCTTCCCAATCCCATAAAGATAAGAAATTCCCCCTGCACAAGTACACCATATGCTCAACTCATTCTCCCCCTTTCTAGTAAATCTCCTGGAACAAACAATTGAAGCCTATATCAATCTACTGACAATACAAGAAGGTGACAAAGAAGTCCTCATATCTACCACAACATGGCTCATCATGCACAAATGCCGCCTCAAGTGGAATTTCTCCATTGACTTCCATCTTTATCACACAATGCTCATAGTACCAGTTGATTTCCATTTCTCCTCTTTGCATCCAGTCAACAATGTTGAAAAATTCAACTTCCCCGAGTAAGATAATGGTCCCTCTCAAGTGATAGATATACAGTCTAACACTGTCGCAGATGACAACAACAACTTCAACATGGTTGATGCCACAATCCATACTGGAGCAAAACATAGCTGCTGGTTACCAGTTACCACACGCAACTGCAAACTCATCATTGACATCTCATCAAATCTGCTCTTCCCTCTGCATGACACCAAACCTTCCTCATCTGTTGATGACTCATCCAAGATGCAAAAATCATAAAGGAACTTCCTCTGTTTCTGTCCAAGCAAACTTACTATAGACTTCTCTGTTGCCTTGCCAACTGATGTACTTACTTTTCCAAAGTCTGCCTGTGCTACCAATGAACTGACATCTGCCTTTAATCTGTTCTTTTCTCTCCAGATTCTGTCATCGCTGCCTTGGCCATCTGTTTGGTTATCTCAATTTGTGCTCATGTCTTTTGCATAATTTTCTTCCTCCACATACTGCACAATGCAACTTGAGAACACTCACAAGATGGTGACTGTTGCTCCTTAGGCTTCCTTTTCTTGGTCTTCTGTTTTCCCTCAAATTGCCTTCCAGAACCTTTTCTTGTTTACATGGTTCTATAAGGCTGTCTCTTCTGAGGTTGGCTAGATGGAAATACcactctacaatctctagccatatgCCCAAAGTGGTGGCATCTAAAGCATTCCGCCAAATATCCCATCTGGGATGATATAGGATCTCTTCTTTCATAACTAGTAGGCCTCATACTGTGCTTGCACTCAAACCTCCTATGACCATACCCATTGCACCTATAGCAGTAACCATAAAAATATGGGCTAAATCTGGGTTGTGGTCTCTTCCATTGTGAGAGTTTAATATATTCTTAGTTGGTGCTTAGATACACACAGGCCAGTGGTTTTAAAAAGACTTTTTAATTCGGGATGGTGGGGGAGGCGGGGAGCTGCCAGCTGTTTCTCTGTCCTAGATGGAGTCCCAACCACCAAAAAAAGAGGGACAGCAGGGACAACCATCAGTCAATCTGAGCTTCCTGGATGTTCCTCTAAAAAACTGATATAAGCACAtaagaagaagcaaaaaaaaaaatgccactaATAAAGTGAACAGTGGCACATTGTTGATTCTCCAAGTAAGTTTATCATAAATGGGAATTGCTTTACAACTCATACACTGATGCATATATGATATTAATTTAAAGGCAATATAAGACATCAGCAGAAATGTACAATCAGCATATCATACATGTTGAAGAGCAAGTAAAATCCTTCCACTTGGATAAGGTTGAAAAATTACCTGAAAATTTGTGGTGCTTTGCTTTTCTCCTTGAAACAGACTTTTTCCCAGATCTTGACCTTCTAGTAGTAGATTGGGCACTGGTGACCCTCATGTGTCTGGAACTTATTTTACCATTATTAGCACTAATCAAGGGAGAGTCTTCCTCAGTTGAATTATTGAAAGATTCTTCAGTGTCATCGGCCTCCCTGGCAGAACGTTGGTGCTCAGCTCCAGCATCAAGGGTATCAGAAGACTCTCCAGGATCATCATCATCCCAGTCTCTTGCTATATCAGACTGATCTTCATCGTCATGTCTTGCATCACTATAATGAGCATCATGAGAATCAATGCCATCATCATATTCATCATCAGTGTCAAAATCCTCAATCTGTAGCCCTGTATCCTCACCATCAGATAGCTCACGTTTATTGCCAGTCTCCCGCCTTGATTGCCCAATGTTCTTCAAAGAGGCTTCAAACTCTGCTTCATATTGTTTCAGCTCATCGCGCCCTGCTTCATTATACAATCCTCCGCTTCCATGATCCAGTCTTTGCTTTTCGTTCAACTTTTTCCCAGCTTCACGAGACAATTGTTTTTCTCCACTCCTCTCTTCCACCCCAAAATGGCCCTTATCCATAGACCTATTGTTATCACCAACACCAGCATTATTAAGCTCTAAATCATCCTCATTATATTCATCGTCCCTTCTCCGGTCATCCCGGTCCCAATACCGGGAATCCTTGCCATGTGACACAGAGCCCTGACCAAAATCGAGCACTTTAGACCTCCTCGTGCTAGTTACATTAGCAAGAAAATCCAAGTCATTTTTCATGTCATTGTCCTGACCATGAAACCTGTTTATTTCTGCACAACCCACCTTATTCTAGTCACTAAATGCTTATCATCATGAAGCAAACTCAAAGGCTGCGAGCGGCAGATAGCCACTCAAAATACACAATAAACTCAACGAAACAAcagaaaacaaacaaattaaTAGATAAACAACAACAGCAATTGCTTAAATAAAACTATAAGAATGCATATGAGACATCAATTCTTCTCattccaaattatttatttttttaatatattttctctAATTATTGAGAAGGCAAAGAAATTAATCTCACTCGTTCCTGTTCAAAATCGGATCTAAGACAAAACCTCCATGCAAAAATTGAGCCTCTAACTTTCCAAAAGAACTAAAAATAAAGATTGGCGAACAAAAACACCCACTGTTTCTTAAATCACCATAATCATCAAAACCAGAGAAGTAAGGATCGACCTTTATCTCTGGACAGGTAATAGTAAGCGAAACCAGTGACAATGAGGACGAAACAGAGAATCACAACCACCGTACGAACCGAGATCCTCCGCCCCTTATCAGACCGACCAGATCTCCTTGCCCGTCCCTGCTTACTCGTTCCTCGAATGCCAATAGAGAAGTGATCCGAATTTGAGCTTCCGCTTCCATGGTGGACATCATGGTTTCGAACACCGAATCTCTCCGTGCCTGCTTGCCTGTACTGAGCCATTCCAACATTGTTCTAACAAATCGCAAGCTTCGATATTGAACCGTCGTTAATAGTTTTTCAACCCTTACAAAGAGTCTCTAGTCTCGGTGATATCTCTTTGGTAAcagatttctagggttttcgCTTTGCCATTAAAGAAGATCATATGCTCCGGTTCGTCGATTAGCAGTGATAGTAAGATAGTAGAGACGAGAGGAGCGAAGAATGGTAAAACAGAGAAAGCTGAGGCTTATAATACAAGAAGATGTTAAAGTCCGTGACCGGCGACATATTGCCGGTCATACAATGTCgaacattaataaaaaaaatattaaaaaaaaatcccgtAATTGCAGAAAGGCCCTTTTTTGATTTGGTAATTACAtccttttattttcagatttgccGTTTTGCTTTTACTCCTTTTATCGCTATACAGGTTTCCACTCTCCAAAACAAAATACTACGGGGTGACTGCAAAAAAACCGTTGGGTTAATAAagattagggagaatgttctctgtgctgtagCGTGTGCTGTGTCCAGGTACATGGATAGCTTGTGCAGGGGGACAAGGTGATTATCGCATccaccccccatgtgtctgggcgcagcttgcTCTACAGTATAGAAAACAACATCCCTAAAGATTATTTCTGGAGGCTGATTCAGGTTCCAGTACGAGAACCATGAGCCTCACAGGTGGAATCCAAGAGTGGGACCCACTTCTTAGGTATGgcccatagttagtaagttcgggaacggatacgtacggcagtcAAACGGACTATAtgacaataatacttttcaaaaaatccgaCGTAATAATACGCTACGATAATAATACGGTATGTGTATAATATATCTATTCTGTAAAAATCtgggagcaaaaatacgggcatatattcactatgcaacagacatgtacacctaataaacacaataatagtATTTAATAATGTGCCTAAATGTATAGTTTGATTGGTGTGATCTGCATGGAGCTGATTGATGAAATGGTTGGGAAGCAAAGTATGAGTATGACTTAACCAACTTATGAGTTTAAGTAGTAATAAAACATGTCAAAGGCAAACATCGATTGTGTTATCCTATATGTTATCAACAAAGTAACTGATTGATGATGCGTTAGACATTGAAAATTTCCTGAGTTTATATCTATTTTTTCTATGACAACTAAGATGCATTTCAAGCTTAAAAGTACTTTGATCTTATATTAGTTATCTAAGCAGCAATGAAACAAATATTGGAACAGT
The nucleotide sequence above comes from Telopea speciosissima isolate NSW1024214 ecotype Mountain lineage chromosome 3, Tspe_v1, whole genome shotgun sequence. Encoded proteins:
- the LOC122655639 gene encoding uncharacterized protein LOC122655639, with translation MAQYRQAGTERFGVRNHDVHHGSGSSNSDHFSIGIRGTSKQGRARRSGRSDKGRRISVRTVVVILCFVLIVTGFAYYYLSRDKEINRFHGQDNDMKNDLDFLANVTSTRRSKVLDFGQGSVSHGKDSRYWDRDDRRRDDEYNEDDLELNNAGVGDNNRSMDKGHFGVEERSGEKQLSREAGKKLNEKQRLDHGSGGLYNEAGRDELKQYEAEFEASLKNIGQSRRETGNKRELSDGEDTGLQIEDFDTDDEYDDGIDSHDAHYSDARHDDEDQSDIARDWDDDDPGESSDTLDAGAEHQRSAREADDTEESFNNSTEEDSPLISANNGKISSRHMRVTSAQSTTRRSRSGKKSVSRRKAKHHKFSGSSCGMKFSNSTAQLVEPLESRKFSRFSLQYTEVEERRSGQEQWEPRFAGHQSLEEREKSFIARDQNINCGFIKGPKGYPSTGFDISEDDARFMSSCHIAVSSCIFGNSDKLRTPNDKTVTRLSRKNVCFVMFMDENTLQTLSSEGQKPDRMGFIGLWKVVVVKNLPFTDMRRVGKIPKFLTHRLFPSARYSIWLDSKLRLQSDPLLILEYFLWRKGYEYAISNHYDRHCVWEEVAQNKKLNKFNHTVIDQQFAFYQADGLRRFNASDPNRLLPSYVPEGSFIVRAHTPMSNLFSCLWFNEVDRFTPRDQLSFAYSYLKLRRTNPGKPFHLNMFKDCERRAIAKLYRHRSSEKRNLPLVVMG